The Silene latifolia isolate original U9 population chromosome Y, ASM4854445v1, whole genome shotgun sequence sequence TCGATCtagtaaccttcagtatataaagcatttgatcgactagaaaagtagtcgatcgagctatctggGTACGTTTAGGCAGTAAACACCTTCCGAAACTAGCTCACGCGTCTttaaagtgatagattccaagctccggctccttgttctccataaatgcacgCAAATGGGActagtttaggctcgatttatctcctctttggcttattcctgcaatttacataaaacgaaccaaagtagaatattcgggggtatttgtagctagatgccacgtaaataatacagaaatgcgtgtaaaaatgaggtaaaaaccttatataaaatacacgcatcagggATCATTTCTCTGTCCAAAGTTTGTAGTGTGTAAGCTCcctgtcctactattgaatcaatcaagTATGTTCCTTCCCATGTCGGGGCTAGCTTGCCATCTTTTTTGTCTTTAGTGTTGGGGAAGACCTTTCGTAGGACCAAATCTCCTTACTTGAACATCCTGATGTTAACatttttgttgtagcttctggctactgtttgtTGATAGGAGTCTATCCTGATTTTGGCTGCTTCTTTTAGTTCTTCAGTCAGGGTCACACTGTCTTGCAATAGTGGTTTGTTTTCCTCTATGGTATTAAGGCTACTTCTGCTGGTTGGTATATGGATTTCTGCTAGGATCACTTCTTCACAACCATAGACTAGGGAATACggagtttggcctgtggatgtcttAGGTGTTGTTTTGTCAGCCCAGGGGACTAgtgggagttcttcagcccatctgccttttcatttttatagttttttctttaggcagctgattactactttattgctggattctgcctgaccattggcttttggatagccAGGTGtagaggttaccaggttgatgttctaTTGTGCACAAAAAgcttttgttctttttcccacgaactgAGTACCATTGTCACAGATTATCTCTaaagggatgccatatctacagaTGATGTTGCGTttaatgaatgatatgacatccttctccttgacttgcctgtatgagtctgcttctatccattttgAAAAATAGTCGGTCATGGCTAGCATGAAGACTTTCTGGCTAAGGGCTTGTGGTAGCTTGCctacaatgtccattccccatttcataaatggTCAGGGAGCTGAAATAGAGTgaagtagctctgatggttggtggatgAAAGGAGAATGGATCTGGCAGGCTTTGCATTTGGAGTTGTAAGTTATGCAGCCAGCTCTGAGGGTTGGCGAAAAGTAGCATGTTCTTAGAACTTTGCTAgccaggcttctgccacctttgagatttccacagtatccatcgtGTATATCCTCTATGACTTGTTTAGCTTCATGAGGTTCCAGGCAACGCaagtaaggtccagcctgtgACTTTTTGAACAACATGTTGATGATAATAGTATAGGTGGAGGCTTTGATCTTTAGGGCACTTGCCTCAATCTTATCATTAGGGAGTGTCCCCTgtaggaaccaatcatagtatggtttggtccaagaatttgTGTCCTTATGGATAAGACAAGTTTGGTCAGGTCTTTCAATGGTTGGTTCTAACAGGTGGACAATGAGTATtttatcaaacacagcagggctgaaATTTGACCCCAGACTGGCTAAGGCATCAGCCCGAGTATtcaagtcccttggtatttggtcaatgtcaaatgaactaaatTTCTTGTAAAGGTTTTTGACGTAGTCTAAATAGAGAAccatttttgaatcctttgcagcacatgttcctttgacttgattggaaattaaaagggagtcagtttttaccgtgagatttgtcacaccaagttctatacataccttaagtccagctatcagggcttcatattaaGCTTCGTTGTTTGgtgctttgaactcacaactaatagcctgagcaattaggtctccctgtggtgatttcaatactagtcctaggccagttcctcacatatttgttgctccatctacgtgtaaggtccattcctggCCTGATTTACGGGTGTCTAGATGGTTGACCTCGTTtgtgaggtctggttctaggttagggctgaacTCAGCCAtaaagtctgctaatgcctgcGATTTAATTGTTGTCCTGGGTTCGAAGGTTATGTCATAAGTGCTTAGTTGCACCGACCATTTTTGCCATTCTGCCTAAAAGCTTAGGCTTTCTTAGGACaaatttgataggcaggttggtcctgacaatgattgggtgactttcaaagtaAGGTCTAAGTTTGGTGCAAGACATAATTAGGGCAagtacgtatttttcaagtagaccataccttgtttctgcatccaagagacttttacttacataatagactggGTGCTGCTGACCTTCAATTTCCTTGGTTAGGACTCCGCTTACTTCTGTTTCAGtgacagataggtagaccgtcagggacatcagatcctaccagaaGATTTACtcttaagaaaacttactaatcTTGGCCTGATATTGTCAGGGACATCggatcctaccagtacatgcctgttaggatactcagggtctaaaattacttgatctgtttccattttggtttttgCCACATAAGTGGTCCTGACAGGGGACTGTAgttgctaggcgagagacttacctgtcttggatggttttaatgattcagtgtaacattcctgggcagatttttgttcacctttgatggttgctattccccattctgttggtatcttgacacATTGGTGGTAAG is a genomic window containing:
- the LOC141628526 gene encoding uncharacterized protein LOC141628526, which encodes MVLYLDYVKNLYKKFSSFDIDQIPRDLNTRADALASLGSNFSPAVFDKILIVHLLEPTIERPDQTCLIHKDTNSWTKPYYDWFLQGTLPNDKIEASALKIKASTYTIIINMLFKKSQAGPYLRCLEPHEAKQVIEDIHDGYCGNLKGGRSLASKVLRTCYFSPTLRAGCITYNSKCKACQIHSPFIHQPSELLHSISAP